In Strigops habroptila isolate Jane chromosome 16, bStrHab1.2.pri, whole genome shotgun sequence, a genomic segment contains:
- the ICMT gene encoding protein-S-isoprenylcysteine O-methyltransferase — protein sequence MMAAAAGWRGRLGREGRASLAAFLLGASVSALPAALGSPAALLGSPGLRGRMAIALHAAGVNAALLLLYPRPLYKIAVRACFLGFAFGCGLLLSAGRSAWRHFGWYMCSLSLFHYSEYLVTAINNPRSLSLDSFLLNHSFEYNLAALSSWVEFTLEKILFPELKQITWLSTVGLLMVIFGDCLRKAAMLTAGSNFNHIVQNEKSDTHTLVTSGVYGWFRHPSYVGWFYWSIGTQVLLCNPICVVGYALASWRFFRERIEEEEITLIHFFGEEYLEYKRKVPSGLPFIKGVKVEL from the exons AtgatggcggcggcggcggggtgGCGGGGCCGGCTGGGCCGGGAGGGCCGCGCCAGCCTGGCCGCGTTCCTGCTGGGCGCGTCGGTGTCGGCGCTGCCCGCGGCGCTGGGCTCCCCCGCCGCGCTGCTGGGCTCGCCGGGTCTGCGCGGCCGCATGGCCATCGCGCTGCACGCCGCGGGCGTTAACGccgcgctgctgctgctctacCCGCGGCCGCTCTACAAG ATCGCCGTCCGGGCCTGCTTCCTGGGCTTCGCCTTCGGCTGCGGGCTGCTGCTCAGCGCCGGCCGCTCCGCCTGGCGGCACTTCGGATG GTACATGTGCTCCCTGTCCCTGTTCCACTACTCCGAGTACCTGGTGACGGCCATCAACAACCCGCGCAGCCTCTCGCTGGACTCCTTCCTGCTCAACCACAGCTTCGAGTACAACCTGGCCGCCCTCTCCTCCTGGGTGGAGTTCACGCTGGAGAAGATCCTATTCCCAG AGCTGAAGCAGATCACCTGGCTGAGCACTGTGGGGCTGCTGATGGTGATCTTTGGGGACTGCCTGAGGAAAGCTGCCATGCTCACGGCCGGCTCCAACTTCAACCACATTGTGCAGAACGAGAAGTCGGATACTCATACTCTGGTGACCAGCGGGGTCTACGGGTGGTTCCGGCACCCGTCGTATGTGGGATGGTTTTACTGGAGTATTGGAACACAG GTGCTGCTCTGCAACCCCATCTGTGTGGTGGGCTACGCGCTGGCGTCGTGGCGCTTCTTCAGGGAGCGGATCGAGGAGGAGGAGATCACCCTCATTCACTTCTTCGGAGAAGAGTACCTGGAGTACAAAAGGAAGGTGCCGTCGGGTCTCCCTTTTATTAAAGGAGTCAAAGTGGAGCTGTAA